The following proteins come from a genomic window of Mycobacterium sp. DL:
- a CDS encoding DUF5996 family protein — translation MPESPSAWPELPVEQWAETRDTLQLMTQVVGKVRLANTPVMSHWWNVVLHVSARGLTTGLVPYGDKGFQIDFDFVDHHLTVSSTTGERRTVPLRAGPIADYYREVTTALDELGLHTEIWPMPVEIADAIPLDTDTQHVAYDPEQVHRFWLALVQMTRVFEVFRSRFLGKVSPVHFFWGALDLAVTRFSGRTAPKHPGGAPNCGPHVMWEAYSHEVSSAGYWPGPDGEGVFYSYAYPEADGFRDAEVRPEQAYFDNNLGEFVLPYTAVREAADPDALLLEFLQSTYEVAADLGNWDRAELER, via the coding sequence ATGCCTGAGTCCCCATCCGCCTGGCCTGAGCTGCCCGTCGAGCAGTGGGCCGAGACCCGCGACACGCTGCAGTTGATGACCCAGGTCGTCGGCAAGGTCCGCCTGGCGAACACCCCCGTGATGAGTCACTGGTGGAATGTCGTTCTGCACGTCTCGGCACGAGGGCTGACGACCGGACTTGTTCCTTACGGAGACAAAGGCTTTCAGATCGACTTCGATTTCGTCGACCATCACCTCACGGTGTCGAGCACCACCGGGGAGCGTCGCACCGTCCCGCTGCGCGCCGGGCCGATCGCCGACTACTACCGCGAGGTCACAACGGCTCTCGACGAGCTGGGTCTGCACACCGAGATCTGGCCGATGCCCGTCGAGATCGCCGATGCCATCCCGCTCGACACCGACACCCAGCACGTTGCCTACGATCCCGAGCAGGTGCACCGGTTCTGGCTGGCGCTGGTGCAGATGACGCGGGTGTTCGAGGTCTTCCGGTCACGGTTCCTGGGCAAGGTGAGCCCTGTGCACTTCTTCTGGGGCGCGCTCGACCTGGCCGTCACCCGGTTCTCCGGCCGGACGGCCCCCAAGCATCCCGGCGGCGCACCCAACTGCGGACCGCACGTCATGTGGGAGGCCTACTCCCACGAGGTCAGCAGCGCCGGCTACTGGCCCGGACCCGACGGCGAGGGCGTCTTCTACTCCTACGCCTACCCCGAAGCCGACGGGTTCCGGGACGCGGAGGTACGTCCCGAGCAGGCATATTTCGACAACAATCTCGGTGAGTTCGTGCTGCCCTACACCGCCGTGCGGGAGGCCGCCGACCCCGACGCGCTGCTGCTGGAGTTCCTGCAGAGCACCTACGAGGTCGCCGCTGACCTCGGGAATTGGGACCGCGCCGAACTGGAGCGCTGA
- a CDS encoding bifunctional serine/threonine-protein kinase/transporter substrate-binding domain-containing protein — MNATPFGHYQLQKLIGQGGMGEVYQAYDTKTDRVVALKVLPHHMATDEVFQARFRRESQAAAGVNDPHVVPIHGFGEINGRLYLDMRLIEGRNLGTILSGSEKPLGAAFAVSIVEQVGHALDAAHKDGLIHRDIKPSNILITGRDFVYLIDFGLARSAGESGLTTAGSTLGTLAYMAPERFEGGEVDARSDIYALTCVLYECLTGSRPYPADSLEQQIAGHMVSPLPRPSDSDPRLAPFDEVIAKGMAKKPAKRYQTAGELAQAARRALTAPVRRDGSGSRHAARTEPKRPNKSLLAAGAAALVVALAAVGLWVWAPWRDAGGDAPPLPAGAVESIAATVPAEIRDRGRLVIGVNVPYAPMEFKNADGQLVGFDVELMNAVTEVLGLVPDYRDTSFDMILPSVLEGTTDVGMSSVTDTKAREASVDFVTYFQAGTQWAKRSGTAPNPNSPCGVRVGVAQGTLQETEELPRKSDQCVAAGQAPVEIVVSFSQDEVTNALIAGEVDAMSADSPVTGFAIKLSRGDLVPAGDVFDSAPYGWPVKKGSELAESLRLALEHLMESGDYRAIATMWGVERGMIDTPVINGATR; from the coding sequence GTGAATGCGACACCATTCGGGCACTATCAGCTCCAGAAGCTGATCGGCCAGGGCGGAATGGGAGAGGTCTACCAGGCCTACGACACCAAGACCGACCGTGTCGTCGCGCTCAAGGTCCTCCCGCACCACATGGCCACCGACGAGGTCTTCCAGGCGCGGTTCCGTCGCGAGTCGCAGGCGGCCGCGGGCGTCAACGACCCCCATGTGGTGCCGATCCACGGGTTCGGCGAGATCAACGGCCGGCTGTATCTGGACATGAGGCTCATCGAAGGCCGCAATCTGGGCACGATTCTCTCCGGCAGCGAGAAGCCTCTCGGCGCGGCCTTCGCCGTCTCGATCGTCGAGCAGGTCGGCCACGCGCTGGACGCCGCGCACAAGGACGGTCTGATCCACCGCGACATCAAGCCGTCCAACATCCTGATCACCGGTCGCGACTTCGTGTACCTGATCGACTTCGGTCTGGCCCGTAGCGCGGGCGAGTCGGGGCTCACGACTGCGGGCAGCACGCTGGGCACCCTGGCGTACATGGCGCCGGAACGGTTTGAGGGCGGCGAGGTCGACGCACGCTCCGACATCTACGCGCTGACCTGTGTGCTGTACGAATGTCTCACTGGCTCAAGGCCTTACCCGGCCGACAGCCTCGAGCAACAGATCGCCGGTCACATGGTCTCGCCGTTGCCGCGCCCGTCGGACAGCGATCCGCGGCTGGCGCCCTTCGACGAGGTGATCGCCAAGGGCATGGCGAAGAAGCCCGCCAAGCGCTACCAGACGGCCGGTGAACTGGCCCAGGCGGCGCGGCGCGCGCTGACCGCCCCGGTGCGCCGTGACGGCAGCGGCTCCCGGCACGCGGCACGGACAGAACCCAAGAGGCCGAACAAATCGCTGCTCGCGGCGGGTGCCGCAGCCCTGGTGGTGGCGCTGGCCGCGGTCGGCCTGTGGGTGTGGGCGCCGTGGCGAGACGCCGGCGGTGACGCGCCGCCCCTGCCTGCCGGTGCCGTCGAGTCGATCGCGGCGACCGTTCCGGCCGAGATCCGCGACCGGGGCCGCCTGGTGATCGGGGTGAACGTGCCCTACGCCCCGATGGAGTTCAAGAACGCCGACGGTCAACTGGTCGGCTTCGACGTCGAACTGATGAACGCGGTGACCGAGGTCCTCGGCCTGGTGCCCGACTACCGTGACACTTCCTTCGACATGATCCTGCCATCGGTGCTGGAGGGAACCACCGACGTCGGGATGTCGTCGGTCACCGACACCAAGGCGCGCGAGGCGTCGGTCGACTTCGTCACGTACTTCCAGGCGGGCACCCAGTGGGCCAAGCGGTCGGGCACCGCGCCCAACCCGAACTCGCCGTGTGGGGTGAGAGTCGGTGTGGCACAAGGGACTTTGCAGGAGACCGAGGAACTGCCCCGCAAGAGCGATCAGTGTGTGGCCGCGGGTCAGGCGCCCGTGGAGATCGTGGTCTCGTTCAGTCAGGACGAGGTGACCAACGCGCTGATCGCAGGCGAGGTCGACGCGATGTCGGCCGATTCACCGGTGACGGGCTTCGCGATCAAGCTCAGCCGCGGCGATCTGGTGCCCGCAGGCGACGTCTTCGACTCCGCTCCGTACGGTTGGCCCGTCAAGAAGGGTTCGGAGCTGGCCGAATCGCTGCGGCTGGCCCTCGAGCACCTGATGGAGTCCGGTGACTACCGGGCCATCGCCACGATGTGGGGTGTCGAGCGCGGCATGATCGACACGCCGGTGATCAACGGCGCGACGAGGTAG
- a CDS encoding MMPL family transporter — translation MSRFLFTVGGFSFRRRRLVLGMWLAVLVGVALAFVGARGEPSDNFTIPGTESQQAVEQLQQNLPAFAGAQTQLTFAAPEGKTITDPALAAGIDQAVANLGSISDIATAAGPSQTRQVSPDGRVGLGTVQWRAPPGEVADPALTALESAMEPAQAAGVQVEYAGSVFPGYKVAVPHLPEIIGIGVAFLILLITFGAIVAAGLPILTASIGVGIGALGIFVVAAFVEMPTAALSLALMLGLACGIDYALFILNRYRNNLLLLMPRDEAAALAVGTAGGSVVFAALTVIIALCGLAIVGIPFLTYMGVAAAVSVFIAMLIALTLLPALFGFSGAKVSKFIKAPLQPGRPKEVAQVAAYTPHRTMGAAWARFVVRFRTSLLVGGSAMLVVIGLPALSLHLGLPSGASQPESNTSRQAYDLTAEHLGAGFNGPLLVVADLSAATDPQAPLTLAANLDREAGVVAAQPAAAQGQTAVIQVIPETGPNDTATADLVKQIRADRDVIEADTGATILVGGTTASNIDTSDKLAAALPIFLVVVVGLAFILLTIAFRAAMVPITSIIGFLLSVFAAMGVQVAVFQWGWGADLLGITPGETISFLPIIVLAIIFGLSSDYEVFVVSRIKEELGKSGGDAVEAVRTGVGLSARVVTSAALIMFGVFIAFLAGGDPIIKSVGLTLAVGVFLDAFVVRLTLIPAAMSILGDRMWRHSKWFDKYVPDLDIEGTSLEARHPNPVAVTATSSRR, via the coding sequence ATGTCTCGTTTTCTGTTCACTGTGGGTGGTTTCAGCTTCCGCCGCCGTCGGCTCGTCCTGGGCATGTGGCTGGCGGTTCTGGTTGGTGTCGCTCTCGCATTCGTCGGCGCGCGTGGCGAGCCCAGCGACAACTTCACCATTCCGGGCACCGAATCCCAGCAGGCCGTCGAGCAACTGCAACAGAACCTGCCCGCATTCGCCGGTGCGCAGACCCAGCTCACGTTCGCCGCGCCCGAGGGCAAGACGATCACCGATCCCGCGCTGGCCGCCGGCATCGATCAGGCCGTGGCGAACCTGGGATCGATCTCCGACATCGCCACTGCCGCCGGACCGAGCCAGACCAGGCAGGTCTCCCCCGACGGCCGCGTCGGTCTGGGCACCGTGCAGTGGCGGGCACCGCCCGGCGAGGTGGCCGACCCGGCGCTGACCGCTCTGGAATCGGCGATGGAACCGGCGCAGGCCGCCGGCGTCCAGGTCGAATACGCCGGCAGCGTGTTCCCCGGCTACAAGGTCGCCGTGCCCCACCTGCCCGAGATCATCGGCATCGGCGTGGCATTCCTGATCCTGCTGATCACGTTCGGTGCGATCGTCGCCGCCGGGTTGCCGATCCTGACCGCGAGCATCGGCGTCGGCATCGGCGCGCTCGGCATCTTCGTCGTCGCGGCGTTTGTCGAGATGCCCACCGCCGCTTTGTCCTTGGCATTGATGCTCGGCCTCGCCTGCGGCATCGACTACGCCCTGTTCATCCTCAACCGCTACCGCAACAATCTGCTGTTGCTGATGCCGCGCGACGAGGCCGCCGCGCTGGCGGTCGGAACCGCAGGCGGCTCCGTGGTTTTTGCGGCCCTGACGGTGATCATCGCGCTGTGCGGTCTGGCGATCGTCGGCATCCCGTTCCTCACCTACATGGGCGTCGCCGCGGCGGTCTCGGTGTTCATCGCCATGCTCATTGCCCTGACCCTGCTGCCTGCGCTGTTCGGCTTCTCGGGTGCGAAGGTCTCGAAGTTCATCAAGGCGCCCCTACAGCCGGGCCGGCCGAAAGAGGTGGCCCAGGTCGCGGCCTACACGCCGCACCGCACGATGGGCGCCGCGTGGGCACGGTTCGTCGTGCGGTTCCGCACATCGCTGCTGGTCGGCGGATCCGCGATGCTCGTCGTGATCGGATTGCCGGCGCTCTCCTTGCATCTGGGTCTGCCCAGCGGCGCTTCGCAGCCCGAGTCGAACACATCGCGCCAGGCCTACGATCTGACCGCCGAGCACCTGGGGGCCGGCTTCAACGGCCCACTGCTCGTCGTCGCCGATCTCTCCGCCGCGACGGATCCGCAGGCTCCGCTGACCCTTGCCGCCAACCTCGACCGCGAAGCCGGCGTCGTTGCGGCCCAGCCTGCCGCCGCGCAGGGGCAGACCGCCGTCATCCAGGTCATCCCCGAGACCGGCCCCAACGACACCGCCACCGCCGACCTGGTCAAGCAGATCCGCGCCGATCGTGACGTCATCGAAGCCGATACCGGCGCAACGATTCTGGTCGGCGGGACCACCGCATCCAACATCGACACCTCCGACAAGTTGGCCGCCGCGCTGCCGATCTTCCTGGTCGTGGTCGTCGGGCTCGCGTTCATCCTGCTGACCATCGCGTTCCGCGCGGCGATGGTGCCGATCACGTCGATCATCGGGTTCCTGCTGTCGGTGTTCGCCGCCATGGGCGTGCAGGTCGCCGTCTTCCAATGGGGATGGGGCGCAGACCTTCTCGGCATCACGCCGGGCGAGACGATCAGCTTCCTGCCAATCATCGTGCTGGCCATCATCTTCGGCCTGTCCAGCGACTACGAGGTTTTTGTGGTCTCGCGCATCAAGGAGGAACTGGGCAAGTCCGGCGGCGATGCCGTCGAGGCCGTTCGCACCGGCGTCGGACTCTCGGCGCGGGTGGTGACATCGGCGGCGCTGATCATGTTCGGGGTGTTCATCGCGTTCCTGGCCGGTGGCGACCCGATCATCAAGTCCGTCGGGCTGACCCTGGCCGTCGGTGTCTTCCTCGACGCGTTCGTCGTGCGACTGACGCTGATCCCGGCCGCGATGAGCATTCTCGGCGACCGGATGTGGCGTCACAGCAAGTGGTTCGACAAATACGTCCCGGACCTCGACATCGAGGGCACCTCACTGGAGGCCAGGCACCCGAACCCGGTTGCGGTGACTGCTACCTCGTCGCGCCGTTGA
- a CDS encoding cytochrome P450 — protein MATVSPATQTSLPPGPKLPATVQAALMLKFGQRFVAACQRRYGAAFTLRVASMGTLVYLTDPADIKTVFAGDPRIYHAGEANSMLKGLLGDTSVLVVDEDVHRDRRRLMLAPFARDAVAAQTDVIAQIAADDIAGWPVGTTFPVAPRMSRITLEVILRTVIGATDPARLAALREVMPRLLSVGPWEALAITNPKLMGRRPWQTVREAIAEADRLLYAEIADRRADPDITRRTDALAMLVQAGEAGMTDRELRDQLMTLLVAGHDTTATGLSWALERLTRHPAILARAVRAAREGDPDDYLDAVVKETLRIRPVVFDVGRVLTEPVELAGHLLPAGVMVIPGMVVLHASDAVYPHADRFDPDRMRGATLGPSTYLPFGGGNRRCLGATFAMVEFRVVLREILRRVELDTTAAAGERRRLKHVIFVPHRGARVRIRARRAVSSQVGTQAAACPASRSAASS, from the coding sequence ATGGCCACAGTGTCTCCGGCGACTCAGACCTCGTTGCCGCCCGGCCCGAAACTCCCGGCGACGGTCCAGGCCGCGCTGATGCTGAAGTTCGGGCAGCGTTTTGTGGCGGCCTGCCAACGGCGCTACGGCGCGGCGTTCACGCTGCGGGTGGCGTCGATGGGAACGCTGGTCTATCTCACCGACCCCGCGGACATCAAGACGGTGTTCGCCGGTGATCCCCGCATTTACCATGCGGGAGAAGCCAATTCGATGCTCAAGGGGTTGCTCGGCGACACCTCGGTGCTGGTGGTCGACGAAGATGTGCACCGGGATCGGCGCCGGCTGATGCTTGCGCCGTTCGCCCGCGACGCCGTCGCGGCGCAAACCGACGTGATCGCGCAGATCGCCGCCGACGACATCGCGGGCTGGCCCGTCGGCACGACATTCCCGGTCGCGCCGCGGATGTCGCGGATCACCCTCGAGGTGATCCTGCGGACCGTCATCGGCGCCACTGATCCCGCGCGCCTGGCCGCGCTGCGTGAGGTGATGCCGCGGCTGCTGAGCGTGGGTCCGTGGGAGGCGCTGGCGATCACCAACCCGAAGCTGATGGGCCGGCGCCCGTGGCAGACGGTGCGTGAGGCGATCGCGGAGGCCGACCGGCTGCTCTACGCCGAGATCGCCGACCGGCGCGCCGACCCGGACATCACCCGGCGCACCGACGCGCTGGCGATGCTGGTGCAGGCGGGCGAGGCCGGCATGACCGACCGCGAGCTGCGCGATCAGTTGATGACGCTGCTGGTGGCCGGCCACGACACCACCGCGACCGGGTTGTCGTGGGCGCTGGAGCGGCTGACCCGGCACCCCGCGATCCTGGCCAGAGCGGTGCGCGCCGCGCGGGAGGGCGATCCCGACGACTACCTCGACGCGGTGGTCAAGGAGACACTGCGGATCCGGCCGGTGGTCTTCGACGTCGGACGGGTTCTCACCGAGCCGGTCGAGCTCGCCGGTCATCTGCTGCCCGCCGGGGTGATGGTGATCCCGGGCATGGTGGTGCTGCACGCCAGCGACGCGGTCTACCCGCACGCAGACCGGTTCGACCCGGACCGCATGCGCGGCGCCACGCTGGGTCCGTCGACGTATCTGCCGTTCGGCGGCGGCAACCGCCGCTGTCTGGGGGCGACGTTCGCGATGGTCGAGTTCCGGGTGGTGCTGCGCGAGATACTGCGCCGCGTCGAGCTGGACACCACTGCGGCCGCGGGGGAGCGCAGGCGCCTCAAACACGTGATCTTCGTGCCGCACCGGGGTGCGCGGGTCCGCATCAGGGCCAGACGCGCGGTTTCGTCGCAGGTCGGAACGCAGGCGGCGGCGTGCCCCGCGAGCAGGTCCGCGGCGTCGAGCTGA
- a CDS encoding DUF5994 family protein → MNGLARSRRASRPIRVTLASPLGAQIDGAWWPHTASVATELPELVGALHRPLGEIVDIRINWSSTEGQLDLETIATGARLMRAGDHHRRPRLMVVVGKTASAKLLVIPSMTSQALGLMVLRTAAGLPTSGGTGDARLFETARVVMRLAEAESAKWCDPIST, encoded by the coding sequence GTGAACGGGTTGGCGCGGTCCCGCCGCGCTTCGCGACCCATCAGGGTCACCCTCGCAAGCCCACTGGGCGCACAGATCGACGGCGCCTGGTGGCCGCACACCGCCTCGGTCGCGACCGAACTGCCCGAGTTGGTCGGTGCCCTGCACCGGCCGCTGGGGGAGATCGTCGACATCCGCATCAACTGGTCGTCCACCGAAGGTCAGCTCGACCTGGAGACGATTGCCACCGGCGCGCGCCTGATGCGTGCCGGCGACCATCACCGTCGGCCCCGCCTGATGGTGGTCGTCGGAAAGACGGCCAGCGCGAAACTTCTTGTCATACCGAGCATGACGTCACAGGCGCTCGGTTTGATGGTGCTGCGCACCGCAGCGGGCCTGCCCACCTCCGGTGGCACCGGCGACGCCCGGCTCTTCGAGACGGCCCGCGTGGTGATGCGGCTCGCCGAGGCCGAGAGCGCGAAGTGGTGCGACCCGATCAGTACGTGA
- a CDS encoding cold-shock protein encodes MAQGTVKWFNGDKGFGFIAPDGGAEDVFVHYSEIGGSGYRSLEENQRVQFEIEQGAKGPQAVGVTVV; translated from the coding sequence ATGGCACAGGGAACTGTGAAGTGGTTCAACGGCGATAAAGGCTTCGGATTCATCGCTCCCGATGGCGGCGCAGAAGATGTGTTCGTTCACTACTCAGAAATCGGTGGGAGCGGATACCGCTCACTCGAGGAGAACCAGCGCGTTCAGTTCGAAATCGAACAGGGCGCCAAGGGTCCTCAGGCTGTGGGCGTAACTGTCGTCTGA